CCCATCGAAAAACACTCAAAATGTGTACTATGCCAAATTCACCGACTGCACACCATATACGGAACCTATTAAAAGCCCTAATACCATAAGCCGTACCATACTTCCTAACAAAATAATTCCTAGAATAGCCATGGGAACAGTTCAGACAAAAGGGCCTGATAAGGTTGGGGCTCACGAGCATCCAATGTTGGAACAATTGTTTTTAGGCCTATCAGAAAACAACTGCGTGGTATATGCCGACGATGCTAAAGTAGACTTTCCGCAATATTCTGTACTCCATATACCCTTAGGCTCTAGCCACTCGGTTTCCGTAGAAAAAGACCAAGTTTTGTATTATGTTTGGATGGATTTCTTTTTAGACAAAAAAGGTGAAGAATGGCTAAAAACTCATAACGTAAAAGACGAAGATTAGTCAAATAATCACCCAAATTCTCCGAAGCTTCCCGCTTCGGAGAAACCATATCAAACCTCTCCCTTAAACTAGCGTCTCAAATATTAGCTGGAGGCAGATTCAAATTTCTATTCTTAAAAATCTAGATAATCATCTTTCACCCATTTATTATCTAAACTAACTCTGCACCATCCATTGCTTCTTTCGTACACAAAAACCTCCTGATTTTTAAGAAAGGAGCCTACTTTAGCAAAAGACGTACTTGGCCCACTCCGTACATTAAGCACAACCGCATTCACTTCTGCTCGCTCTACATCATCCGTATACCTTGCAGATACCCAATGCTGCTGAGATGACGATATTCTAAACCAATTAT
This sequence is a window from Arcticibacterium luteifluviistationis. Protein-coding genes within it:
- a CDS encoding cupin domain-containing protein encodes the protein MKKITSTILFLCSVIISVQAQEIPKENLETQLNQHTKQYSKTILENEIKGIHVDHVALTGENSILDYSKEGYKTIYLFVKGKGTVTAANTDYEIVPETILLPNIAKQVIIKTAQNDTLHYLKITSELTAQDLLDLKEFPSKNTQNVYYAKFTDCTPYTEPIKSPNTISRTILPNKIIPRIAMGTVQTKGPDKVGAHEHPMLEQLFLGLSENNCVVYADDAKVDFPQYSVLHIPLGSSHSVSVEKDQVLYYVWMDFFLDKKGEEWLKTHNVKDED